The Planctomycetaceae bacterium genome contains the following window.
CTCCCGGACCGTCCGTCTCACCGGCTACCACATCTTCGCAGAAGTTGTGCGGCGCAGCCGTCGGAAAGCGTTACGAGACGCGCTGCCGCCATCGAACGTCCTCCGGCGCAACCATCGGGAGGGCGAGGCTCCCGCCGAGCCGGTGCCGCAACGGACGTCCTCTGGCCCACTTTGGCCCACGCGGCTCGGCAGGTGCCTCGCCGTCCCGGACAGGCGATCGCCGGTTCAGAACAGGCTGCGGCTGTCGTCCGGGGCTTTTCCGCTCGCGCGATGGATGCGGTTCCGTCAAAGTCTGTCGTTTCGACGGAGCCGTCTGCGGTCAGGCGAGTCACCAGTTCTATTCGCCCCTGCGGCGGCGTCGAGAATGGCGTGGCACCGGCGCAGCAATTTCATGCCGCGTTCGAACTGCTGCAGCGATTCTTCCAGCGGAGCCTGCCCGGATTCCAGCAACCCCACAATGTCGCTCAGTTCCGACATCGCCGCTTCGACCGTGATCTCGGAATCCTCGCCGCTGGGTGAATCGGGTTTTGACTTTTTCTTCGCCATGTTCACCAAATAGCAATGTCGTCCAATTAGGCCTGCGGAAGATGAGAATAGACCCTCCCGTTTCAACGGGAGGGTCGAAGTTTGATCGCCGTTCAGGCGATCAAACGAGGGGAGGGCGTCCGCGCAACGGGAGTTCCCAGTGCGTCACTCTCCCCGCGATCGAACGCCTGAACGGCCTTCGATCGGCGACCCTCCCGTTGAAACGGGAGGGTGAAGCAATGGCCGCTCTGCACTGGAAAATTTTCATTTGCCGAACGCCCCAATCATCACCGGTTCGCAAGTCGCCCGTTGATTCGTGCTGCGCGTCTGGTCGACCAGTGTACGGAAATTGACCGTTGCGTGGGAATCGTGCGGCTCGCGGTTTCCAACGGCCGCAACCGGGCTTCGGAAAAAACGGCACGCTGTTCTGAACGGATTGGCTGTTCGGCCACCGATTCGACCAATCGGGAACGTCGACTTCGTTGTGCGGGCAATTCTCGTTCCTCCGCCGGAAATTGGCGGGAACGGCGGTGCTTGCAACGAGTAAATTGATCTGTCATCTTGGCCGAGCCGTTGTCGCGGCATGAACCGTGTTTGCAGACCGGAATGTTCAATGTTGCCGCAGGAAACCGCGGTGTCCCGGATTCTGTTCCTGTGATCTGTGGATTTCCATGAGCAGCCAACTGATCGTCGACACGCGAGTGACCGTGGAAACGCCCGAAGGCGTCGACTTTCGGTTTGTGATCGCCGGACCCGGCAAGCGCGGCATGGCATTTGTGATGGACACCGTTCTGGTGACGGTTGTCTCCATCGCGATCATCTGGCTGGTGTCGATCCTGATGGCCTTCAGCGGCACGGTTTCGGGAGCGATGATGGGAGTGATCCTGCTGGTCATCTTCGTCGCACAATGGCTGTATCGAGCCCTGTTTGAAGCGTTCTGGAACGGACAGACTCCTGGAAAACGATCGGCGGGCCTGCGAGTCGTGCGGACGAACGGCACACCCATCGGCTGGTTTGAAGCCTTCGGCCGCAGCGTGCTGCTGGTTGCCGACGGGTTCGTGCTGGTTCCCGTTCATCCTGACATTCCGCCATTTATTCCCACTTACAGCGTGGCGCTGCTGTCGATGTTCGCGACGGCTCGAATGCAGCGGCTGGGCGACATCTTCTTCGACACAATGGTGATCGACGAGTCGCGGGAATTCATCAGCCGCGCAGCCGGCGTGACTCACGGAATTGAGCCGATCGCGCGAACCGAGTGTTCCGGCCGCTACCATGTTCCGGAACGAACTCTGGCCGTGATTGAGCGGCTGTTCGAAGGCGATCGCATCATCACCGACGGACGCCGTGAAGAGATCGCTCGACCACTGTCCTCCGCACTGCGGCGGCAACTGGGGTTTGCCGAGCCGCCCGTTGATCCTCGCAACCCCAACACGTATTTTCGAGACGCGCCGGTGCAGCACACGGCGTTCTTGCGGCGCATTCTGAAGACGTTTTCCGAAGACCCGCGCGAGAAGAAGACAACCGACCGCGATGCCGCCGCGGCGCAGGATTCCCTGGATCACACCGCGATTTCTCACATCGCCGAACGATCCCGGCAGAATCGTCGTGAACACAACCCGTTCGCGCAGCCGGGCAGGGCTTCCGCCGTCGGAACGAATGCAGCCGCGTCCACCGTCGCAGCAGCGGCAATTCCGCCAGAAGCCGCGCAACACAGCGGCGAACCGCGGGACGGAATTCAGTCGCTACAGGAAGTCGCCGACGAAGACACGTCCCGTGATCAGCCGCCGACAGGCAACCGTCCGGAGGATCTTCTGTGAATCGCGAACGGTTCATCAAGCAGCGCCGCGGCGACTGGCAGCAGTTCGAAGCTCTGCTTCAGCGCATGAAGGGTTCCCGGCTGGGCCGGTGGAGCGGTCGCGACATCGGCAACCTGTCGCGACTGTACCGTTCAATCTGCTACGACCTGTCGCTGGTCCAGTCGCGTGAATGGGGAGCCCGGCTGGAACAGTACCTGAACGACCTGGTCGCTCAGGGCCACAACTGCCTGTACCGGTCGCCGCCGCGATCGATTCACGGAGTGCTGAAGTTTCTGGCCGAAGATTATCCGCGGCTGCTGCGAGCCAGGAAGGAGTTTTTCTTCGTGGCGCTGGCCCTGTTTGTGGTGCCGTTCCTGGTATCGATGATCGTGGCGACGATCGACCCGGTGCTGGCCGAACAGCTTGTCGACAGGGTCGTGATGGAAGAAGCCGGTGAAAGCTATGAGAAGGATTTCTACGAGGACGGCGACGTCAGCTATGCCGACCAGCGATCCGCGATGGCCGGCTTCTATGTGCAGCACAACGTCGGCATCGCGCTGCAGTGTTTTGGTCTGGGAGTCTTCTTCGGCGTGGGAACGGCGGTGACGCTGTTGTTCAACGGCATCGCTCTGGGCGCGATTACGGGCTTCATTATCAACCAGGGACATTCCGACCGATTCTTCAGCTTCGCGATTTCGCACGGTTCGTTTGAACTGACGGCGATTGTCATTTCCGGAGCCGCCGGGCTGCTGATCGGCTGGGGCATGATTCATCCCGGCAACCGGACTCGCATGGAATCGCTGCGGTACCACGGTCTGGAAGCGATCAAGCTGGCCAGCGGAGCCGCCGTGATGCTGCTGATCGCCGCATTAATCGAAGCCTACTTTTCGCCGATGCCCGGAATTCCTCACGCCGTCAAGTATGCGGTGGGCACGATGCTGTGGATCCTGGTGATCGCTTACCTTGGATTCGCCGGACGGGAGGCTGATGCGGCATGAAGGTGGAAGACTGCATCGTCAGTGTCGAACGACGCTCGCTGGGCGGCTGCCTGGACCTGGCGTTTGTGTTCGCTCGACATTTCGCGGCTCCGATTGCCCGGCTGACGCTGATGTTTGCGATTCCGTCCTGTGCGCTGGTGTGGCTGCTGACCAGTCGCGCGACGGACATGCTGATTCCGTCCATCCTGATCTTTCTGTTCTTCAATGCTGATGAGCGGTGCTTTGGTGGCCAGTATCGGACCGCAGGTCTTCGGCGTTCCGATCACGACATCCGCCGCGCTGAAGGGAGTGCGCAGCCGGTTGTTTTCGTATCTGTTTCTGACTCTGGTTGCCCGGTTTCTGCAGATCTTCACCGGGTTCTGCATGGTGCTGCCGTCGGTGTTTGTCACGGCATACTTCGGACATCTGCCGGAAGTCATGCTGCTGGAACGCACTCGGTTCAGCCAGGTCACTCAGCGGCTGTCGTGGCTGGGTAAGGGCGGCGGCTATTCGCGAAATCTGGGTCGGCTGGTTTCGCTGCTGGTGTTCTGGGGTATCGCCAAGCGCCGGGATTTTTCGCATGATCGACATGCTGAGCGATACGTTGTTCAATTCACCGATCTTCTTCAACACGATCTCCAACAGCCCCGACATCGCCGACGCGCTGATGGGAAGGCTGATCGACGATCCCGGCGTGCTGACACTGCTGCAGGTTTCTCTGTGGATTCCGTACCCCGTCATTCGGCTGGCGTGGTTCTTCTGTTACCTGGACCAGCGGATTCGCAACGAATGCTGGGATCTGGAACTGCAATTTCGAGTCGAAACGAACCGCCTGGAGGAACAGGCCGCATGAACAGAATGCCGGCGCTGATTATTGCTGCCTGCCTGCACTGGGCCGTTTGCGCGAACGCCGCCTTTGCGATCGACGTCAGCCAGACGGCGGAATCGCGTCTTCTGCCAATCGGCGGCGTGCAGGCGCTGACGCTGGCGCAGAACGACCTGCCGTCCGAACAGATTCGCGACGCCGCTCGTCGAGTCATGCAGCAGAACGAGTACCGCTCAGTGCGTCGGCGAGTCCTGGAGAACATTCCGGAAAACGACGCCGACAAGGGATTTCTGGAAGGCATGACCAGCAGCATCGGCACGGCGATCGGCGACGCCATCGACAGCGTCCTGACCTGGTTTTCCAGCCTGTTTTCGTCCCGCCGCCAAAGACCGAATACGCAATCGGTCAACATGCCATCCAGCGGGCTTTCGATCGGTCTGTCACAGGTGCTGTTGTA
Protein-coding sequences here:
- the xseB gene encoding exodeoxyribonuclease VII small subunit, with protein sequence MAKKKSKPDSPSGEDSEITVEAAMSELSDIVGLLESGQAPLEESLQQFERGMKLLRRCHAILDAAAGANRTGDSPDRRRLRRNDRL
- a CDS encoding RDD family protein, whose amino-acid sequence is MSSQLIVDTRVTVETPEGVDFRFVIAGPGKRGMAFVMDTVLVTVVSIAIIWLVSILMAFSGTVSGAMMGVILLVIFVAQWLYRALFEAFWNGQTPGKRSAGLRVVRTNGTPIGWFEAFGRSVLLVADGFVLVPVHPDIPPFIPTYSVALLSMFATARMQRLGDIFFDTMVIDESREFISRAAGVTHGIEPIARTECSGRYHVPERTLAVIERLFEGDRIITDGRREEIARPLSSALRRQLGFAEPPVDPRNPNTYFRDAPVQHTAFLRRILKTFSEDPREKKTTDRDAAAAQDSLDHTAISHIAERSRQNRREHNPFAQPGRASAVGTNAAASTVAAAAIPPEAAQHSGEPRDGIQSLQEVADEDTSRDQPPTGNRPEDLL
- a CDS encoding stage II sporulation protein M, with amino-acid sequence MNRERFIKQRRGDWQQFEALLQRMKGSRLGRWSGRDIGNLSRLYRSICYDLSLVQSREWGARLEQYLNDLVAQGHNCLYRSPPRSIHGVLKFLAEDYPRLLRARKEFFFVALALFVVPFLVSMIVATIDPVLAEQLVDRVVMEEAGESYEKDFYEDGDVSYADQRSAMAGFYVQHNVGIALQCFGLGVFFGVGTAVTLLFNGIALGAITGFIINQGHSDRFFSFAISHGSFELTAIVISGAAGLLIGWGMIHPGNRTRMESLRYHGLEAIKLASGAAVMLLIAALIEAYFSPMPGIPHAVKYAVGTMLWILVIAYLGFAGREADAA